A stretch of the Vicia villosa cultivar HV-30 ecotype Madison, WI unplaced genomic scaffold, Vvil1.0 ctg.000217F_1_1_3, whole genome shotgun sequence genome encodes the following:
- the LOC131625441 gene encoding probable transcription factor GLK1: protein MLAVSPLMNTRDESQREMEESLSIETCDFADLSEGTLLESINFEFDDDFFVCFDEGDVLPDLEMDPEMLAEFSLSGGEESEMNSSITMVDNNKFCDDHHDGNNIVSVEKKLQEEEKQGSSSDSGSSRGEEIVSRRDESVVVNPLPKENEKGRKSSSSSQKNNHQGKRKVKVDWTPDLHRRFVQAVEQLGVDKAVPSRILEIMGIDCLTRHNIASHLQKYRSHRKHLLAREAEAASWTQRRQLSCKRDVNHWVAPTMGFPPMTPPVHHFRPLHVWGHHHMDQSFMHMWPNYSPHHPPPNWAPPRPAPPPNPSYWHQRAQNTPTAGTPCFPQPLTTTRFASPTVPGIPPPHAIYQVDPGMTVPAAQPSPPPHLDFHPSKESIDAAISDVLSKPYLPLPLGLKAPALEGVMGELQRQGIPKIPPSCA, encoded by the exons ATGCTAGCTGTATCACCATTGATGAACACAAGAGATGAGAGCCAAAGAGAGATGGAGGAAAGTTTATCAATTGAAACATGTGATTTTGCTGATCTTTCCGAAGGGACTTTACTGGAAAGCATCAACTTCGAATTCGACGATGATTTCTTCGTGTGTTTCGACGAAGGAGACGTGTTACCGGATCTTGAGATGGACCCGGAAATGCTTGCTGAGTTTTCACTCAGCGGGGGCGAGGAATCGGAGATGAATTCGTCGATAACGATGGTGGATAATAACAAGTTTTGTGATGATCATCATGATGGGAATAATATAGTTAGTGTTGAGAAAAAATTGCAAGAGGAAGAGAAACAAGGGTCTTCTTCGGATTCGGGTTCGAGCCGTGGGGAGGAAATTGTTAGCAGAAGAGATGAATCTGTGGTGGTGAATCCATTGcctaaagaaaatgaaaaaggaagaaaatcatcatcttcttctcaaaAGAATAATCATCAAGGAAAGAGAAAAGTGAAG GTGGATTGGACACCAGATTTGCATAGAAGATTTGTACAAGCAGTAGAGCAGCTAGGTGTGGATAAGGCGGTACCTTCAAGAATTTTAGAAATCATGGGAATCGACTGCCTTACTCGCCACAACATCGCGAGCCACCTTCAA AAATATCGATCTCATAGGAAGCATTTGCTTGCGCGTGAAGCGGAAGCTGCGAGCTGGACTCAGCGGAGGCAATTGTCTTGCAAGAGAGATGTGAACCATTGGGTTGCACCAACTATGGGTTTTCCTCCGATGACACCACCGGTGCATCATTTTAGACCTTTACATGTGTGGGGGCACCATCACATGGATCAGTCCTTTATGCATATGTGGCCTAATTATTCGCCGCACCATCCACCGCCTAATTGGGCGCCTCCAAGGCCGGCTCCGCCTCCTAACCCTTCGTATTGGCACCAACGG GCTCAAAACACACCAACCGCAGGAACACCGTGCTTTCCACAGCCTCTGACAACAACG AGATTTGCCTCTCCAACTGTTCCAGGCATTCCTCCACCCCATGCAATATACCAAGTAGATCCCGGCATGACCGTCCCCGCCGCTCAACCGTCTCCTCCGCCACACTTAGACTTCCATCCG TCAAAGGAGAGCATAGACGCAGCTATTAGTGATGTATTATCGAAACCATATTTACCATTGCCTCTTGGTCTTAAAGCTCCTGCACTTGAAGGTGTGATGGGTGAGTTACAGAGACAaggaattccaaaaattccacccTCTTGTGCTTGA